From Xanthomonas citri pv. mangiferaeindicae:
CGCGCAGTTCCAGATCGGCGGCCTGGCGCAGCAGCGACAGCAGGCTCGCGCGCAGGTTGGCGATGCCCAGGTGCGAGGTCTTGATCGCTTCTTCGACCAGCACGATGCGCTCGCCGTAGGCGCGCCGCAGGTCGGCTTCGGTCGCGTAGGCCTCCACCATCGCCAGTTCCCGCCGCTGCAGCACCCCGCGTGCTTCGGCCTCGCGCTGCGCCTGTACCTGCGCGGCTTCGGCCGCACTGCGCTCCTCATCGGTGAGCGCGCGGCCGATCTCGGCGGTGCGCACGCCGCTGCGCGCGTCGATCTCGGTGCGCGCGGCATTCACCGCCGAGGCGGGCAGGGCATCGCCGCAGACCCGGCGACCGCCTTCGTCCCAGCAGTACACCTTGCGGTCGGGCGCGGCGGTTTGCGCCCCGGCGGCCGCGGCGGCGAGCGACAGTGCGGCGGCCAGAAGTCCCTGCAACGTCATCGTGTCCCTCCCCCGGGGCGCTGGCGGGCCATCAGCGCGCCGGGCCACTTCCGTATCGCGACCGGTAAGCCAGCAGGCGGTCGCGCTCGGCATCCAGTGTCGCGTTTTCGCCCGCGAACGCAAGCAGGTCCGACAGCCCGGCGATCGACACCACCGGCACGCCCTGTTCGTCGGCCACCCGCTGGGCGGCCGAGCGCGGATCGTCGTCGGTCAGGCGCTCCTGGCGGTCGAGCGCGATCGCAATGCCCGCGACCCGTCCGCCGGCCGTGTCGATCAGCCCCAGCGCTTCGCGGATCGCGGTGCCGGCGGTGATCACATCGTCGACGATCAGCACCCGGCGGCCGTCGAGCGATGCACCGATCAAGGTGCCGCCCTCGCCGTGGGTCTTGGCCTCCTTGCGGTTGAAGGTGATGGGCAGGTCGCGCCCGCGGCGTGCGTACTCCACGCCCAGCGC
This genomic window contains:
- a CDS encoding orotate phosphoribosyltransferase: MSDHRTRFLQLAFDVQALRFGEFTLKSGRVSPYFFNAGRFDSGAALATLTRCYADALDAAGLDFDLLFGPAYKGIPLASALGVEYARRGRDLPITFNRKEAKTHGEGGTLIGASLDGRRVLIVDDVITAGTAIREALGLIDTAGGRVAGIAIALDRQERLTDDDPRSAAQRVADEQGVPVVSIAGLSDLLAFAGENATLDAERDRLLAYRSRYGSGPAR